In the genome of Xanthomonas hortorum pv. pelargonii, the window TGCTACGCAACGCGTTACGCTCGTTACGCAGTCTGTTGCGTCAGCTACGCTCAGTCCTTCGCATACACCACACCCAACTTGTCGATCTCGTCGCCGGCGCGGCCGGTGAAACCGGCGATATGCCAGCCGCTCGGCGCGGTCAGCGTGTAGGTCTCGCTGCTCGGTGTGCCCACCTGCACGCTGCGGCCTTTGTTGGTGCGCAGGCTCAACGAAAATACGCGGGTGCGGTCGTTGTACTTGCCCACCGTGAATGTGGCCGAGGACAACGTTTCGTTGGCACCCAGCGACAACGTCGTCGCCTGCCCACCGCTGCCGCCGTGCGCGAGCAGCTTGCCGCTGTCCAGGATCACACCCAGGCCATCCAGACGCGCGCCACCGCGCAGGGTCACCCCGCTGAGCGGGCGACCGCCGGTGTTGCCGGCCAGGTCGTTGAACGGGATACCGTGCGGGCCACCGAACTGGTCGCTGGTGCGCAGTCGATCGCCCACTGCCCAACCGAACTGCGCATGCAGTGGGTAATGGTCGGACAGGGGCTTGCCTGCACTGTCGTAGAAGCCGCCGCCATCGAGCTGATAGCGGTTGGCCACCAGGGTCAGTTGCGGCGCATCGCGGTACAGGATCTTGTCGACCACCTCGCAGCTGTTGGTGGGTGGCGTGCCGCACAGCAGCGGTGCGGCGCCGGCCGCCGGTGCGCTGCCCTTGATCAATTCCAGCCATGGATCGGTCAGGCCGTTGGAGGCGATCAGCTCGCGGATATTGTCGTCGCTGCGGGTATAGCGCGTGTTGGAATCCATCATCACCAGCACCGCGTTACCGGCCGACCAGGTCTGGATGAACTGCGCCAGCTGGCCGATATTGGCACGGCGTGCGGACAGATCGCCCGCTTCGACACCGGCATTGGGATGCGCGTTGTAGACATCCAGCAACACGCCATCGGCCAGGCGCACGCGCATGTAACTGAAACCCTTCGGGGTCAGGCAGTCGGTGCCGTTGCACTGATTCCACTTGATCCGGGTGAAGTCGCTGAAGGGATAGTTGCTGAGCGTATTGAGCCCGTCGCCGAAGGCAGCGCCGCCACTGGTGGCGGTGCGGTACGGATGCGCATCCCCCGCGTACAACGTGGCGTGGTAGTTGAAGTCTTCCTGCACATTGACCAGGCCGTAAGGTGCCAATTTCGGCGCCAGCAGTGCGGTGTTGGTGGCCGGCGTTCCGCTGGACAGCCCTTCGGGCAGGCCGGCGACGTTGTAAGTCAGCACGTCGAGGACGCCGACGTTTGTTTGTGCCTGGGCGATGCTTGCACAGGGAAGACCGAGCGTGATTCCGAGACTGACGAGAGTACGTAGCTGGTGGAGCATAAATCGCCTCTTGCAGTGATAAGAAACAGCGGCTGGCACGGTGGCCAGAGAAACGGCGCTCATGCGCCGATGCAACCACACGCGCCGGTCGTGGCCGGCGCGTGCAGCGTCATTCGCTCAGGTAATGCGGGTCGATTGCGGAGCCGATCAACGTGGCCAAGGCCGGCAGTGGGCAGTCGTAATCCGGTGTGGCGCTGCTGCAGCCAGGAATGAACACAGGCGACGAGGGCGGCGGCGCTTGTGGCGTCAGCACGCGGCGTTCGCGCAGTTGCGCCAGGGTCTGCGCGGTGTAGCGCAAGCGGATCACGCGCTGCCCATCGGCACGGCGCCAACGTTCGAACACCAACGCGCCGCCGGGCACGGTCTGGTCGGGCTGGTAACCGGGCAACTGCCAATGCAGATCGAACATGCCGGCCAGCAAGGTCAGCGTGCCGTCGTGCCCGGACAGCACTATCAGCCGTGCATCGCCACCGATCGGCGTGGAGTGCGGTGCATTGCTGTTGTCGCTGGCATTGCGGTTGCCGTTGCTGTGAGTATCAGTGCCAGCGTCGGCAGTGCTGCCTTGCTGCAATGTCGCCAGTAATCGTGCGGCCAGCGGCGAACTTGCCATGCGCGCCACCGTCGGCGCACGCAGACGCAGCGCGAACTCGGCCTGATGCGGTGCGAATACGCGCAGCAGACTGGCCTCGTTCACGCCTTGCCACCCCAACGCGGCAAAGTCCTGGCCATCGGCCCAGCCCATCAGCAGGCTTTCGCTGATACCTGATGCTGCCGGTGCAGGGCCTTCGACACCGGCAATTACATCGTGGGCATCGCCCATGCGCGAGTGCACCGCATCCAGGCGTTGTTTGCCGGCACCAGCCTGCGCTGGACACGGCCGCTGCGCGCACTGCAGCAGCAGTTGCTGCAGGCTGTCGATCGCATCGTGTTGCGCCGCATTCCAGGCCGCAACATCTCCACCG includes:
- a CDS encoding jacalin-like lectin, yielding MLHQLRTLVSLGITLGLPCASIAQAQTNVGVLDVLTYNVAGLPEGLSSGTPATNTALLAPKLAPYGLVNVQEDFNYHATLYAGDAHPYRTATSGGAAFGDGLNTLSNYPFSDFTRIKWNQCNGTDCLTPKGFSYMRVRLADGVLLDVYNAHPNAGVEAGDLSARRANIGQLAQFIQTWSAGNAVLVMMDSNTRYTRSDDNIRELIASNGLTDPWLELIKGSAPAAGAAPLLCGTPPTNSCEVVDKILYRDAPQLTLVANRYQLDGGGFYDSAGKPLSDHYPLHAQFGWAVGDRLRTSDQFGGPHGIPFNDLAGNTGGRPLSGVTLRGGARLDGLGVILDSGKLLAHGGSGGQATTLSLGANETLSSATFTVGKYNDRTRVFSLSLRTNKGRSVQVGTPSSETYTLTAPSGWHIAGFTGRAGDEIDKLGVVYAKD
- a CDS encoding histidine-type phosphatase — protein: MCFFVLFVAGPAALEVAHAAAAASETLEKVVILKRHGVRAAMSSPEQLGRYSARPWPHFDVPAGHLTANGARLEALFGSYYRAHYAPLGVFDGDGCANVYYWANRTQRTIASARALASTLTPGCTNTVHHVADDASDPLFDGAPALRQPAAAALMRAAIAGRVGGDVAAWNAAQHDAIDSLQQLLLQCAQRPCPAQAGAGKQRLDAVHSRMGDAHDVIAGVEGPAPAASGISESLLMGWADGQDFAALGWQGVNEASLLRVFAPHQAEFALRLRAPTVARMASSPLAARLLATLQQGSTADAGTDTHSNGNRNASDNSNAPHSTPIGGDARLIVLSGHDGTLTLLAGMFDLHWQLPGYQPDQTVPGGALVFERWRRADGQRVIRLRYTAQTLAQLRERRVLTPQAPPPSSPVFIPGCSSATPDYDCPLPALATLIGSAIDPHYLSE